One part of the Pelodiscus sinensis isolate JC-2024 chromosome 16, ASM4963464v1, whole genome shotgun sequence genome encodes these proteins:
- the RNPS1 gene encoding RNA-binding protein with serine-rich domain 1 isoform X2, whose protein sequence is MAPSPTKRKDRTEDKSKDRSKDKVSTKESSEKDRGRDKTRKRRSASTGSSSTRSRSSSTSSSGSSSSTGSSSGSSSSSASSRSGSSSTSRSSSSSSSSGSPSPSRRRHDNRRRSRSKSKPPKRDEKERKRRSPSPRPTKVHVGRLTRNVTKDHIMEIFSTYGKIKMIDMPVDRLNPHLSKGYAYVEFENPDDAEKALKHMDGGQIDGQEITATAVLAPRPRPPPRRFSPPRRMLPPPPMWRRSPPRMRRRSRSPRRRSPVRRRSRSRSPGRRRHRSRSSSNSSR, encoded by the exons AT GGCTCCCTCTCCAACCAAGCGCAAAGATCGGACGGAAGACAAATCCAAGGACAGGTCCAAGGATAAAGTGTCCACCAAGGAATCAAGTGAAAAGGATCGAGGTCGGGACAAAACACGCAAAAGGCGCAGCGCTTCCACTGGTAGCAGCAGTACCAG GTCCCGCTCCAGCTCCACTTCCAGTTCAGGGTCCAGCTCCAGCACTGGATCCAGTAGTGGCTCCAGTTCCTCCTCTGCATCAAGCCGCTCTGGAAGCTCCAGCACCTCTCGTAGCTCCAGTTCCAGCAGTTCCTCTGGATCCCCAAGCCCCTCTCGACGCAGACATGACAACAGGAGACGTTCCCGCTCCAA GTCtaagccacccaagagagatgaaaaagaaagaaagagacggagtccATCACCCAGACCTACAAAAGTGCACGTTGGGAGACTCACCAGAAATGTGACCAAG GATCACATCATGGAAATATTTTCCACTTATGGGAAAATTAAAATGATTGACATGCCAGTCGACAGGCTAAATCCACACCTCTCCAAGGGTTATGCCTATGTAGAGTTTGAGAATCCAGATGATGCTGAGAAGGCACTGAAACACATGGATGGAG GGCAGATTGATGGTCAGGAGATCACTGCTACAGCTGTGCTGGCACCTCGGCCTAGGCCGCCGCCCAGGCGCTTTAGCCCCCCAAGGAGAATGCTGCCACCGCCGCCAATGTGGCGTAGGTCGCCCCCTCGCATGAGGAGAAG GTCCAGGTCACCAAGACGCAGATCCCCTGTTCGCCGACGGTCACGATCTAGATCTCCAGGCCGAAGACGTCATCGCAGCCGCTCCAGCTCCAACTCTTCACGATAA
- the LOC102458993 gene encoding uncharacterized protein LOC102458993, which yields MAVPAMNGVKWDLLPLPREELRTRQLGLPDRLQMCRAPQPATAQTLSEASTRAGSYRISYSSAALTQPCQNSHPAMHPPGSVQQSHSTSCDVPLGPAPGHLRYPSAPPQATFRTPRPCPRPPSVSLSPVSQPRPRPPSVPLGPAPGHLRYPSAPSLSPTPGHLPYPSAPPQATFGIPQPYPRPPSVSLSPAPGHLPYPSAPPHATFRIPQPRPRPPSVSLSPAPGHLPYPSAPPQATFGIPQPCPRPPSVSLSPTPGHLPYPSAPPQATFGTPWPRPRPPSVSLSPAPRHLPYPSAPSLSSTPRHLPYP from the exons ATGGCTGTGCCCGCTATGAATGGG GTGAAATGGGATCTTCTGCCTCTGCCCAGGGAAGAACTCAGAACCAGACAGCTGGGGCTCCCTGACCGTCTGCAGATGTGCCGGGCTCCTCAGCCAGCTACAGCTCAAACACTCTCAGAGGCTTCAACAAGGGCCGGGAGCTACCGTATTTCATACTCATCTGCTGCACTCACACAACCCTGTCAGAATTCTCACCCCGCGATGCACCCGCCCGGCTCTGTGCAACAGTCCCACTCCACCTCCTGTGATGtacccctcggccccgccccaggccaccTTCGGTATccctcggccccgccccaggccaccTTCCGTACCcctcggccctgccccaggccaccttcCGTATCCCTCAGCCCCGtctctcagccccgccccaggccacCTTCCGtacccctcggccccgccccaggccaccTTCGGTATCCCTCAGCCCCgtctctcagccccaccccaggccacCTTCCGtatccctcagccccgccccaggccacCTTCGGTATCCCTCAGCCCTACCCCAGGCCACCTTCCGtatccctcagccccgccccaggccacCTTCCGtacccctcggccccgccccacgCCACCTTCCGtatccctcagccccgccccaggccacCTTCGGtatccctcagccctgccccaggccaccttccgtatccctcagccccgccccaggccacCTTCGGtatccctcagccctgccccaggccaccttccgtatccctcagccccaccccaggccacCTTCCGtatccctcagccccgccccaggccacCTTCGGTAccccttggccccgccccaggccaccTTCCGtatccctcagccccgccccacgcCACCTTCCGTATCCCTCAGCCCCGTCTCTCAGCTCCACCCCACGCCACCTTCCGTACCCCTGA
- the RNPS1 gene encoding RNA-binding protein with serine-rich domain 1 isoform X1, with amino-acid sequence MEFSGMKKKSVLGFKENNKKSSTRAPSPTKRKDRTEDKSKDRSKDKVSTKESSEKDRGRDKTRKRRSASTGSSSTRSRSSSTSSSGSSSSTGSSSGSSSSSASSRSGSSSTSRSSSSSSSSGSPSPSRRRHDNRRRSRSKSKPPKRDEKERKRRSPSPRPTKVHVGRLTRNVTKDHIMEIFSTYGKIKMIDMPVDRLNPHLSKGYAYVEFENPDDAEKALKHMDGGQIDGQEITATAVLAPRPRPPPRRFSPPRRMLPPPPMWRRSPPRMRRRSRSPRRRSPVRRRSRSRSPGRRRHRSRSSSNSSR; translated from the exons ATGGAGTTTTCAGGAATGAAAAAGAAGAGTGTGCTAGGAttcaaagaaaataataaaaaatccaGCACTAG GGCTCCCTCTCCAACCAAGCGCAAAGATCGGACGGAAGACAAATCCAAGGACAGGTCCAAGGATAAAGTGTCCACCAAGGAATCAAGTGAAAAGGATCGAGGTCGGGACAAAACACGCAAAAGGCGCAGCGCTTCCACTGGTAGCAGCAGTACCAG GTCCCGCTCCAGCTCCACTTCCAGTTCAGGGTCCAGCTCCAGCACTGGATCCAGTAGTGGCTCCAGTTCCTCCTCTGCATCAAGCCGCTCTGGAAGCTCCAGCACCTCTCGTAGCTCCAGTTCCAGCAGTTCCTCTGGATCCCCAAGCCCCTCTCGACGCAGACATGACAACAGGAGACGTTCCCGCTCCAA GTCtaagccacccaagagagatgaaaaagaaagaaagagacggagtccATCACCCAGACCTACAAAAGTGCACGTTGGGAGACTCACCAGAAATGTGACCAAG GATCACATCATGGAAATATTTTCCACTTATGGGAAAATTAAAATGATTGACATGCCAGTCGACAGGCTAAATCCACACCTCTCCAAGGGTTATGCCTATGTAGAGTTTGAGAATCCAGATGATGCTGAGAAGGCACTGAAACACATGGATGGAG GGCAGATTGATGGTCAGGAGATCACTGCTACAGCTGTGCTGGCACCTCGGCCTAGGCCGCCGCCCAGGCGCTTTAGCCCCCCAAGGAGAATGCTGCCACCGCCGCCAATGTGGCGTAGGTCGCCCCCTCGCATGAGGAGAAG GTCCAGGTCACCAAGACGCAGATCCCCTGTTCGCCGACGGTCACGATCTAGATCTCCAGGCCGAAGACGTCATCGCAGCCGCTCCAGCTCCAACTCTTCACGATAA